One window of the Athene noctua unplaced genomic scaffold, bAthNoc1.hap1.1 HAP1_HAP1_scaffold_337, whole genome shotgun sequence genome contains the following:
- the LOC141955586 gene encoding uncharacterized protein LOC141955586, translated as MIRDPGVAIGRGGCPSRGTGARLVRAGPGPARRRFSAPPAAPAAASLPRVTGGREGSGRPRGERPPAGLRPRPASGLSRDRRRLPAVPWPPQVWSPRLPSGVPALPPPRGAAGRSRRCCRAGGGPGAVCGCAGEFRACRGSRGCWRSLPAPRCWEPACSCPRLGLGWGRSSCWRESPGARPRGWSVASGWGCGVARASAWARGRLRGTGTWLPYSSLVGASGIFWRKCNCRGARVAATCWGLAHAYRVLLKEGFSVPSEGREGLWGWEQTPEAAAPARSSTETAAAPRPRAGAAAEAEAQPTPVSGAPGEKTNTPSNALAVYAVRTEQGHRQKRRRRRQSQGQSPHPEPCGSCQRGGRISAAPQVLKFGNQDVMNFNLGILLAAALIPGAAPSL; from the exons atgatacGGGATCCTGGTGTTGCCAT TGGCCGGGGCGGCTGCCCATCGCGTGGGACGGGAGCGCGGCTCGTTcgcgcggggccgggaccggcccggcgccgcttctccgctccgccggcggctcccgccgccgcgtcCCTCCCGCGTGTTaccggggggcgggaggggagcggccgGCCGCGTGGGGAGCGGCCACCGGCCGGGCTCAGACCCCGCCCGGCCTCGGGGCTGAGCCGGGACAGACGGCGCCTCCCGGCGGTCCCTTGGCCCCCGCAGGTTTGGTCGCCGCGGCTGCCGAGCGGCgtgccggcgctgccgccgccccgtgGCGCCGCGGGCAGGTCCCGGCGCTGCTgtcgggcgggaggcggcccgggggctgtgtgCGGCTGTGCTGGAGAGTTCCGGGCGTGCCGAGGGTCCCGGGGCTGCTGGCGTTCCCTGCCGGCGCCTCGCTGCTGGGAGCCGGCGTGTTCCTGCCCGCGGCTCGGGCTGGGTTGGGGGCGAAGCAGCTGTTGGAGAGAATCCCCCGGAGCTCGGCCCCGGGGCTGGAGTGTTGCGAGCGGCTGGGGGTGCGGGGTCGCCCGGGCAAGTGCCTGGGCCCGCGGGCGCCTGCGGGGCACTGGAACTTGGCTGCCCTATTCCTCCCTCGTTGGAGCTTCGGGGATTTTCTGGAGAAAGTGTAATTGCAGAGGAGCGCGGGTCGCGGCGacatgctggggcctggcccacgCCTACcgggtgctgctgaaggaaggCTTCTCCGTGCCCTCCGAGGGGAGAGAAGGGCTCTGGGGCTGGGAACAGACCCCAGAGGCTGCGGCCCCTGCCAGGTCCTCAACGGAAACTGCAGCCGCTCCAAGGCCgagggcgggcgctgccgccgaaGCAGAGGCCCAGCCCACGCCGGTGTCGGGCGCTCCCGGCGAGAAGACAAACACCCCGAGCAATGCCCTGGCAGTGTACGCGGTGAGGACGGAGCAGGGCCATCgccagaagaggaggaggcggaggcagagccagggccagTCACCCCATCCTGAGCCCTGCGGGAGCTGCCAGAGAGGCGGAAGGATTTCAGCCGCCCCCCAG